One Bacillus sp. 1780r2a1 DNA segment encodes these proteins:
- a CDS encoding bifunctional cytochrome P450/NADPH--P450 reductase, with amino-acid sequence MKTEIPQPKTYGPLGNVPLLDKNTPILSLMKLAEEYGPIFRLQGPMGSSLVISGHELVKEVCDQSRFDKSAEGALAKVRAFGGDGLFTSWTHEPNWQKAHNILAPTFSQRAMKDYHSMMIDIAVQLIQKWERLNPNDEVDVPEDMTRLTLDTIGLCGFNYRFNSFYRESYHPFVTNMARALEESMHQTQRLDIQDKLMVRTKKQFQQDIQAMFSLVDNIISERKNQNGQTSKDLLARMLTVKDPETGELLDDENIRYQIITFLIAGHETTSGLLSFAIYYLMNNPDKLEKAYKEVDAILTDEVPSYEQVVKLKYIKMVLNESLRLWPTAPAFNLFAKEDTLIGGKYPVQKEGERITVLLPSLHRDKDAWGDDVEEFIPERFEDPEKVPHHAFKPFGNGQRACIGMQFALHEAALVLGMLLKKFTFIDHNHYQLDIKQSLTLKPNDFKIGVQKRAVNLQPAIIKEQDQKEEKQEQKQAKIIGANKLPLLVLYGSDTGTAKGVAEELAEEASIHGVKVETASLNDHSRSLPKEGAVLIVTASYNGQPPSNAVQFLKWLDEAGANELEGVTYAIFGCGDRNWASTYQAVPRAIDELLAKKGATRFSERGEGDVSGDFEEEFSTWKSTMWKSTISTFGLKVTENLEKKQDSLRLQFVSGLNVSPLAPSYEAIQATVIENRELQSPASDRSTRAVEVQLPDGMTYKEGDHLGVLPKNSPALVDRVLRRFRLNGSDQVLLTATGRSAVHLPVDRPVCLEDLLKYSVELQSVATRAQIRELASFTVCPPHKHELEALLEEGTYQTEVLAKRISMLDFLEKYEACEMPFERFLEQLPALKPRYYSISSSPLVKKDTLSITVGVVDSPAWSGNGYYKGIASTYLAECREGKEITCFIRTPQSNFQLPENKETPVIMVGPGTGIAPFRGFLQQRRMLKQQGTNLGEAHLYFGCRHPELDYLYQEELEQSEQEHLVSVHTAFSRLENQKKTYVQDLIKKDGDYLISLLDQGAYLYVCGDGSKMAPDVEQTLCEAYQSVHNVSEQNAREWLSNLQVNGRYNQDVWSGA; translated from the coding sequence ATGAAAACAGAAATACCTCAGCCTAAAACATACGGTCCACTCGGCAATGTACCTTTGCTCGATAAGAATACTCCCATCTTATCACTAATGAAATTAGCCGAAGAGTATGGTCCAATTTTTCGACTACAAGGTCCGATGGGTTCTTCTCTTGTTATTTCAGGGCATGAACTTGTAAAGGAAGTTTGTGATCAATCCAGGTTTGATAAAAGTGCTGAAGGTGCTTTAGCTAAAGTTAGAGCTTTTGGGGGGGACGGTTTGTTTACGAGTTGGACGCATGAACCGAACTGGCAAAAGGCACACAATATTTTAGCTCCAACCTTTAGTCAACGTGCAATGAAAGATTACCATTCTATGATGATTGATATTGCAGTTCAGCTTATTCAAAAGTGGGAACGTTTAAACCCAAATGACGAAGTTGACGTTCCAGAGGATATGACGAGACTCACCTTAGATACAATTGGTCTATGTGGATTCAACTATCGTTTTAACAGCTTCTATCGAGAGAGTTATCACCCGTTTGTAACAAATATGGCCCGTGCATTAGAAGAGTCAATGCATCAAACGCAGAGACTTGATATTCAAGACAAGCTAATGGTACGAACAAAAAAACAGTTTCAACAAGATATCCAAGCGATGTTTTCATTGGTTGATAATATCATCTCAGAACGCAAAAACCAAAATGGTCAAACATCCAAAGATTTATTGGCTCGCATGCTAACTGTTAAAGATCCAGAAACAGGTGAACTACTGGATGATGAAAACATTCGCTATCAAATTATTACGTTTTTAATTGCAGGTCACGAAACAACAAGTGGGTTACTTTCATTTGCGATTTACTACTTAATGAACAACCCTGATAAGTTGGAGAAAGCTTACAAAGAAGTCGATGCTATTTTGACAGATGAAGTACCTTCATACGAGCAAGTAGTAAAACTCAAATATATAAAAATGGTGTTAAATGAATCCCTTCGATTATGGCCAACCGCTCCAGCTTTTAATCTGTTTGCAAAAGAGGATACTCTAATAGGTGGTAAGTACCCTGTGCAAAAAGAAGGAGAGCGAATAACGGTGCTACTTCCGTCTTTGCACCGCGATAAGGATGCTTGGGGAGACGATGTAGAAGAATTTATTCCAGAGCGCTTTGAAGATCCTGAAAAAGTGCCACACCATGCCTTTAAACCTTTTGGAAATGGGCAACGAGCATGTATTGGTATGCAGTTTGCGCTTCATGAAGCCGCACTTGTACTTGGAATGCTATTAAAGAAATTTACATTTATTGACCATAATCATTACCAGCTAGACATTAAACAATCACTAACACTAAAGCCTAATGATTTTAAAATTGGAGTGCAAAAGCGAGCAGTAAATTTACAACCGGCTATAATAAAAGAACAAGACCAAAAAGAAGAAAAGCAAGAGCAAAAACAAGCAAAAATTATCGGGGCAAATAAACTACCTCTACTTGTGCTTTACGGATCCGATACGGGCACAGCCAAAGGTGTAGCCGAAGAGCTTGCAGAAGAAGCAAGCATTCACGGTGTGAAAGTAGAGACAGCGAGTTTGAATGACCACTCTCGATCTTTACCAAAAGAAGGTGCTGTTTTAATTGTCACTGCTTCTTATAACGGACAACCACCTAGCAATGCAGTTCAGTTTTTGAAATGGTTAGATGAAGCAGGAGCAAATGAACTTGAAGGCGTTACATATGCTATATTTGGCTGCGGAGACCGCAACTGGGCCAGCACTTATCAAGCAGTTCCAAGAGCAATTGACGAACTGCTTGCAAAAAAAGGCGCAACGCGTTTTTCAGAACGAGGAGAAGGTGATGTTAGCGGCGATTTTGAAGAAGAGTTTAGTACTTGGAAATCCACAATGTGGAAGTCAACAATAAGCACATTTGGATTAAAGGTAACGGAAAATTTAGAGAAAAAACAGGATTCCCTTCGCTTACAGTTCGTAAGTGGTCTAAATGTTTCACCGTTGGCACCTTCATACGAAGCAATCCAAGCAACTGTTATAGAAAATCGTGAACTGCAATCGCCTGCTAGTGATCGAAGCACGCGTGCTGTTGAGGTGCAGTTACCTGATGGAATGACGTATAAAGAAGGTGATCATTTAGGGGTCTTACCAAAAAACAGCCCAGCTCTCGTAGATCGTGTACTAAGAAGATTCCGTCTAAACGGAAGTGACCAAGTATTGCTAACAGCTACCGGACGCTCTGCAGTTCACTTACCGGTAGATCGTCCCGTATGCTTAGAGGATTTACTTAAATATAGTGTTGAGCTCCAAAGCGTCGCTACTCGTGCACAAATTCGTGAGCTTGCTTCTTTCACTGTTTGTCCACCGCATAAACATGAGCTTGAAGCTCTGCTTGAGGAAGGGACCTATCAAACAGAAGTATTGGCAAAGCGCATTTCAATGTTAGACTTTTTAGAGAAGTATGAAGCGTGCGAAATGCCGTTTGAACGTTTTTTAGAACAACTCCCAGCGCTCAAACCACGCTACTACTCTATTTCAAGTTCGCCACTTGTAAAAAAAGATACGCTTAGTATTACGGTTGGTGTTGTTGATTCACCTGCTTGGAGTGGTAACGGCTACTATAAAGGTATTGCTTCAACTTATTTAGCTGAATGTAGAGAAGGTAAAGAAATTACATGCTTTATCCGTACACCTCAATCGAACTTCCAGCTGCCAGAAAACAAAGAAACGCCTGTTATTATGGTCGGTCCTGGAACTGGCATTGCACCATTTAGAGGATTCTTACAGCAACGTCGCATGTTGAAACAACAAGGAACGAACCTTGGGGAAGCTCACCTTTACTTCGGATGCCGTCATCCAGAGCTTGACTATCTTTATCAAGAAGAGCTGGAACAATCTGAACAAGAACATCTTGTATCGGTCCATACAGCATTTTCTCGCTTAGAGAATCAAAAGAAAACATATGTACAGGACCTTATCAAGAAAGATGGAGATTACTTAATTTCACTGCTTGACCAAGGTGCTTACCTCTACGTTTGTGGAGATGGAAGCAAGATGGCTCCTGACGTTGAACAAACACTTTGCGAGGCTTATCAAAGCGTTCATAACGTAAGCGAGCAAAATGCTAGAGAATGGCTGAGTAACTTACAGGTAAACGGCCGCTATAACCAAGATGTTTGGTCTGGTGCATGA
- the smpB gene encoding SsrA-binding protein SmpB, which translates to MPKGEGKVVAQNKKARHDYFIEETYETGIVLQGTEIKSIRNGRVNLKDSFARVQNGEVFLHNMHVSPYEQGNRYNHEPLRTRKLLLHKREINKLIGYTKETGYSLVPLKIYLKNGFAKVLLGLGKGKKKYDKREDLKRKEAKRDIERAFRDRQKE; encoded by the coding sequence ATGCCAAAAGGTGAAGGGAAAGTAGTTGCTCAAAATAAAAAAGCAAGGCATGACTATTTTATTGAAGAAACGTACGAAACAGGGATTGTCCTACAAGGAACGGAAATAAAATCGATTCGTAACGGACGCGTAAACTTAAAAGATTCATTTGCACGCGTTCAAAATGGTGAAGTATTCTTACATAATATGCACGTTAGTCCATATGAACAAGGAAACCGTTACAATCACGAGCCGTTGCGTACGCGTAAGCTTTTACTTCATAAGCGTGAAATCAATAAATTAATTGGCTATACTAAAGAAACAGGGTATTCACTCGTACCTTTAAAAATTTATTTGAAAAATGGCTTTGCTAAAGTTTTGCTAGGTCTTGGTAAGGGTAAAAAGAAATATGACAAGCGTGAAGATTTAAAGCGCAAAGAAGCAAAGCGCGATATAGAGCGAGCTTTCCGCGATCGTCAAAAAGAATAG
- a CDS encoding iron-siderophore ABC transporter substrate-binding protein gives MKASKVKYLFSLMAVMVLVFLAACGNSSSEGEKENKDSAAKDQSYTIKHAMGETEIEGTPKRVVILTNEGTEALLAMGVKPVGAVESWLGNPWYDHIKDKMEGVKSVGTESEPSLETIASLKPDLIIGNKMRQEKVYDQLSQIAPTVFAEELRGDWKENFKLYSKAVNKEDEGKKVLADFDNRVADLKEKLGDQKKEEISVVRFTAGDVRIYHKDSFSGVILDQLGFARPESQNKSDFAEMNATKERIPAMDGDKIFYFSYETGDGEATKVAKEWTNDPLFKNLNASKTDSVYPVEDAIWNTAGGVLAANEMLDDIEKVFLGEK, from the coding sequence ATGAAAGCGTCTAAGGTGAAATATTTATTCTCACTGATGGCTGTAATGGTTCTTGTTTTCTTAGCAGCTTGCGGTAACTCATCATCTGAAGGTGAAAAAGAAAACAAAGATAGCGCAGCAAAGGATCAGTCTTATACAATTAAACACGCAATGGGTGAAACAGAGATTGAAGGAACACCTAAACGTGTTGTTATTTTAACAAATGAAGGTACGGAAGCACTATTAGCTATGGGTGTTAAGCCAGTCGGAGCAGTAGAGTCTTGGTTAGGAAACCCTTGGTATGACCATATTAAAGACAAGATGGAAGGTGTTAAAAGCGTAGGTACTGAAAGTGAGCCTAGCCTTGAAACGATTGCATCTTTAAAGCCAGACTTAATTATTGGTAACAAAATGCGTCAAGAAAAAGTGTATGATCAATTAAGCCAAATTGCACCAACCGTTTTTGCTGAAGAGTTACGAGGCGACTGGAAAGAAAACTTTAAGCTTTACTCAAAAGCAGTGAACAAAGAAGATGAAGGTAAAAAAGTATTAGCTGACTTTGATAACCGAGTAGCTGATTTAAAAGAAAAACTTGGAGATCAAAAGAAAGAAGAAATTTCAGTTGTACGCTTTACGGCTGGAGATGTACGTATTTATCATAAAGATTCATTTTCTGGTGTCATTCTAGATCAACTTGGCTTTGCTCGTCCTGAATCACAGAATAAAAGCGACTTTGCAGAAATGAACGCAACAAAGGAACGAATTCCTGCGATGGACGGAGATAAGATATTCTACTTCTCATACGAAACTGGTGATGGCGAAGCAACAAAAGTAGCTAAAGAATGGACAAACGATCCGTTATTTAAGAACCTAAACGCATCTAAAACAGATAGCGTATATCCAGTAGAAGATGCAATTTGGAACACTGCAGGTGGCGTATTAGCTGCAAATGAAATGCTAGATGATATTGAAAAAGTATTTTTAGGTGAAAAATAA
- a CDS encoding homoserine/threonine efflux transporter, translating into MDNLVAYILMALVMSMIPGADTILIMKNTLNHGAKAGRYTILGMATGLTFWTTVAVLGLSVVIAQSVFLFNAIKYLGAAYLFYLGVKAFVDKDIVSLKSIQVEDDAQTHHSLHRYYRDSYLQGAISNILNPKTILVYITFMPQFININENVNQQLIVLGLILTGIAVIWFLVVVYIIEYVKRWLEKPRVQKVFQKSTGLMLIGVGIKTII; encoded by the coding sequence ATGGATAATTTAGTTGCTTATATCTTAATGGCGCTTGTTATGTCTATGATTCCAGGTGCAGATACAATTCTTATTATGAAAAATACGCTTAATCACGGAGCAAAAGCTGGACGCTATACAATATTAGGAATGGCAACAGGACTTACTTTCTGGACGACTGTTGCAGTTCTAGGTTTGTCAGTTGTTATTGCCCAATCCGTATTTCTATTCAATGCAATTAAATATTTAGGAGCGGCATATTTATTTTATTTAGGCGTGAAGGCGTTTGTAGATAAAGATATTGTCTCACTAAAATCAATTCAGGTTGAAGATGATGCTCAAACTCATCATTCATTACACCGTTATTATAGAGATTCCTATTTGCAAGGAGCAATTAGCAATATTCTTAATCCAAAGACGATCTTAGTCTATATAACATTTATGCCTCAGTTCATTAACATTAATGAAAATGTAAATCAGCAACTAATAGTTTTAGGTCTAATTCTGACTGGAATAGCGGTGATTTGGTTTTTAGTTGTCGTTTATATCATAGAGTATGTGAAAAGGTGGTTAGAAAAACCACGAGTTCAAAAGGTATTTCAAAAATCTACAGGATTAATGCTGATTGGTGTAGGAATAAAAACGATTATATGA
- a CDS encoding DUF2000 domain-containing protein, whose translation MSHCEKKCVLVIDENLPLGLIANTAAILGVTLGAKVADMIGDNVVDGSGIEHLGIVKAPIPILKGTTELLSNLKDKTMTEPFLDLIVVDFSDAAQRCKTYEDYITKLQTMSKVDYRYFGLGIYGDKKKVNSLTGDIALLR comes from the coding sequence ATGAGTCATTGTGAAAAAAAGTGTGTGCTTGTCATTGATGAGAATTTACCCTTAGGTTTAATTGCTAATACCGCAGCAATATTAGGGGTCACACTGGGAGCTAAAGTAGCGGATATGATAGGGGATAATGTGGTAGATGGCTCGGGTATTGAACATTTAGGTATTGTGAAGGCGCCTATTCCCATTTTAAAAGGAACTACAGAACTCCTCAGTAACCTAAAAGATAAGACAATGACAGAGCCATTCTTAGACTTAATAGTGGTAGATTTCTCGGATGCTGCGCAACGTTGTAAAACATATGAAGATTATATTACTAAGCTACAAACAATGTCTAAAGTCGATTATCGCTATTTTGGTTTAGGCATATACGGAGATAAAAAAAAGGTAAACAGCCTAACAGGGGATATTGCTCTACTAAGATAG
- a CDS encoding YozQ family protein, producing the protein MNKNENENQNQKQIKPVNTNDLAGRQFKSEDYKNSDEVSQGLAETHEQMSDTYQEGTVEDTNR; encoded by the coding sequence ATGAATAAAAATGAAAATGAAAACCAAAACCAAAAGCAAATCAAACCAGTTAATACAAATGATTTAGCAGGACGCCAGTTTAAGTCTGAAGACTATAAAAATAGTGATGAAGTATCTCAAGGTCTTGCTGAAACGCATGAACAAATGAGTGATACTTACCAAGAAGGTACGGTTGAAGATACAAATCGTTAA
- a CDS encoding AraC family transcriptional regulator has protein sequence MSNEIRTAYLDPDLNIEAYQFKGIMQKFPAHFHEYYVIGFIEKGQRHLECRGNEYTINPGDLLLFNPYDTHSCEQIDNKTLDYRCINVKSEVMSKAMLEITGSERLPIFNQSVLFQSEIVHSLKELHLKILEGETEFKKEELLFHLLEEIIQAYSDLEVVAPNHEISHEIKDVCDYLEENYEKAITLNDLSALIGWSKYHLLRSFIKQKKISPYRYLETIRVNEAKHMLEQGIKPIETAVLTGFSDQSHLTKCFKKLIGLTPKQYMKIFRSRGDR, from the coding sequence ATGTCAAATGAGATTCGAACTGCTTATCTTGATCCGGATTTAAATATTGAAGCCTATCAGTTTAAAGGAATTATGCAAAAGTTTCCGGCGCACTTTCATGAGTATTATGTCATCGGCTTTATTGAAAAAGGACAGCGTCACCTGGAGTGTAGAGGGAATGAATATACCATTAATCCTGGAGACTTATTGTTATTCAATCCTTATGACACACATAGCTGCGAACAAATAGATAACAAAACGTTGGACTATCGCTGTATTAATGTAAAGTCAGAAGTTATGAGCAAAGCAATGCTCGAGATTACTGGTAGCGAGCGTCTTCCAATCTTCAATCAAAGCGTTTTATTTCAAAGCGAGATTGTACACAGTTTAAAAGAGTTACACCTGAAGATTCTAGAGGGAGAAACGGAATTTAAAAAAGAAGAGTTACTTTTTCATTTATTAGAAGAAATAATCCAAGCATATTCTGACCTTGAAGTTGTTGCACCTAATCATGAAATCTCTCATGAAATTAAAGATGTATGTGACTATTTAGAGGAAAATTATGAAAAGGCAATAACTCTTAATGATTTAAGTGCGTTAATAGGTTGGAGCAAATATCACTTACTGAGATCTTTCATTAAACAAAAGAAAATTTCTCCTTATAGATATCTAGAAACTATTCGAGTAAATGAAGCAAAGCACATGTTAGAACAAGGCATTAAGCCCATTGAGACTGCTGTTTTAACTGGCTTTAGTGATCAGAGTCATTTAACAAAGTGTTTTAAAAAGCTAATTGGCCTTACGCCAAAGCAGTATATGAAAATCTTTAGAAGTAGAGGAGACAGGTAA
- a CDS encoding MFS transporter — MSNNNLSERQLLNIAGLGWLFDAMDVGILSFIIAALHTEWNLTPNEMSWIGSVNSIGMAVGALVFGLLADRIGRKWVFIITLLLFSIASGLSALSTTLWVFLILRFIIGMGLGGELPVASTLVSETVAPERRGKIIVLLESFWAYGWLAAALISYFVIPNFGWQIALLITALPAFYALYLRIKLPDSPKFTQSIAENKPSVLDNIKHVWSKDYRKPTIMLWILWFCVVFSYYGMFLWLPSVMVIKGFSLIKSFEYVLIMTLAQLPGYYTAAWFIERMGRKFVLITYLIGTAASAYFFGTAESLALLLASGMLLSFFNLGAWGALYAYTPEQYPTVIRGTGAGMAASFGRIGGILGPLLIGYLTTQGTSLTVIFAIFAGAILIGVASVIFLGSETKQKELA, encoded by the coding sequence ATGAGTAATAACAACTTGTCTGAACGTCAGCTATTAAACATCGCCGGACTCGGGTGGCTATTTGATGCAATGGACGTAGGCATTCTTTCATTTATTATTGCAGCTCTACATACAGAATGGAACCTTACACCTAATGAAATGAGCTGGATTGGCAGTGTTAACTCCATCGGTATGGCTGTTGGAGCTCTTGTTTTTGGCTTGCTTGCAGATCGAATTGGCCGAAAATGGGTTTTTATTATCACGCTGCTACTCTTTTCGATTGCGAGCGGCTTGTCTGCTTTATCGACAACATTATGGGTATTTTTAATTTTACGATTTATTATCGGAATGGGACTAGGCGGGGAGCTTCCTGTTGCTTCGACACTAGTATCAGAAACTGTAGCTCCTGAACGACGAGGAAAAATTATTGTACTGCTAGAAAGCTTTTGGGCATACGGCTGGTTAGCTGCCGCACTCATCTCATACTTCGTCATCCCGAACTTCGGTTGGCAAATTGCACTATTAATTACCGCTTTACCTGCTTTTTACGCACTTTATTTGCGTATCAAACTTCCAGATTCTCCGAAGTTTACACAATCAATTGCAGAGAATAAGCCCTCCGTTTTAGATAATATTAAGCATGTATGGAGCAAAGACTATCGTAAACCAACCATAATGCTATGGATTCTTTGGTTTTGCGTTGTATTCTCCTACTACGGTATGTTCCTATGGTTACCAAGCGTTATGGTCATAAAAGGATTTAGCTTAATTAAAAGCTTCGAATACGTACTCATTATGACTCTTGCACAACTGCCGGGCTATTATACGGCGGCTTGGTTTATTGAAAGAATGGGACGAAAATTTGTATTAATCACCTATCTTATCGGAACAGCTGCAAGTGCATATTTCTTCGGAACTGCAGAGTCTCTTGCGTTATTACTTGCATCGGGAATGCTTTTATCCTTCTTTAACCTAGGTGCTTGGGGAGCTTTATATGCATATACGCCTGAACAATATCCAACCGTTATTCGTGGTACTGGCGCAGGAATGGCTGCTTCCTTTGGTAGAATTGGGGGAATTCTAGGGCCACTCCTTATTGGTTATTTAACAACCCAAGGCACTTCTCTGACTGTTATATTTGCCATTTTTGCAGGGGCAATCTTAATCGGAGTTGCATCGGTTATCTTCTTAGGATCTGAAACAAAACAAAAAGAATTAGCCTAA
- a CDS encoding YebC/PmpR family DNA-binding transcriptional regulator, translated as MGRKWNNIKEKKASKDAQTSRIYAKFGREIYVVAKQGEPDPEANQALKVVLERAKTYNVPKAIIDRAIEKAKGGGEESYDELRYEGFGPNGSMVIVDALTNNVNRTASDVRAAFGKNGGNMGVSGSVSYMFDATAVIGLEGKSSDEVLEILMEADVDARDILEEEDAVIVYAEPDQFHAVQAAFKQAGITEFTVAEIVMLAQSDVTLPEDAKAQFEKMIDALEDLDDVQQVYHNVDLSE; from the coding sequence ATGGGTCGTAAGTGGAATAATATTAAAGAAAAGAAAGCGTCAAAAGATGCTCAAACAAGTCGAATTTATGCTAAGTTTGGTCGTGAAATTTATGTAGTAGCAAAACAAGGTGAGCCAGATCCAGAAGCAAACCAAGCGCTAAAAGTTGTTTTAGAGCGAGCAAAAACATATAACGTACCAAAAGCTATCATTGACCGTGCAATTGAAAAAGCAAAAGGCGGCGGCGAAGAAAGTTATGATGAGCTTCGTTATGAAGGTTTTGGCCCGAACGGTTCAATGGTTATTGTTGATGCATTAACAAACAATGTAAACCGAACAGCTTCAGACGTTCGCGCTGCTTTTGGTAAAAACGGCGGTAATATGGGTGTTAGTGGATCTGTTTCTTATATGTTTGATGCAACTGCTGTTATTGGACTGGAAGGTAAATCATCCGACGAAGTTCTTGAGATTTTAATGGAAGCAGATGTTGACGCTCGCGATATTTTAGAAGAAGAAGATGCAGTGATTGTGTACGCTGAGCCAGATCAGTTCCACGCTGTACAAGCTGCTTTTAAACAAGCTGGTATTACAGAGTTTACAGTAGCAGAAATTGTGATGTTAGCTCAGAGCGACGTGACGTTGCCTGAAGATGCAAAAGCTCAGTTTGAAAAAATGATTGATGCACTTGAAGACCTAGATGACGTTCAACAGGTCTATCATAATGTTGACCTAAGCGAATAA